TCGcaaccttcttcttcttcaacaaagtccttttcttcttcttcttctttgtcaTCTCTGTTATTTTGCAATGGAATTCTTTGCTGAGTCCAGATTCGAGCGTCTTCAGTTTCAACACTTGGCTCTGGAGATTTTACAGAGTCGTCAATTACATCTTCAACACTTTGGTCTCCACTTTGTGTGTTCATTGCTATATTTTGAACGATAGTACAGTCTGAATGTTTTGCATCAGAAAAAAGTTCATTCAAAATGCTCCCATGCCCATTAGGCTGTTTTTTATCCTTGGTATAATTTGGCGTCAGTGATTCATACATAGGAAACTTAGAAATGTATGTTGGAGTTCCGTTTAACATAGTTGGATCTCCAAATATCTTCAACTTTCTAGAAAATGGAGAGTTTTGGCTGCTCTTCTCATCTTCTACACATTGGaaacttgaatttttaatagaATTTAACGGTTGGTTCTGTTTGGGTGTGACCAATCTTTGGCGCtgctttttgttcttcattgGCGTTGCCTTTTTCACGGTCAATTCGTTATAACTAGATTTCAAAGATTTGagtcttctcttctttttttccactttctgCTTTCTTGTTATCTCGTGATTGTTATTCAATTTAGATCGGTTTGTAGGTGTGGCATCAGCCACTGCAGGTGTAACAGTGTTAGAGGTATGTTCCTGTTTGACGAGCCCAACATCTTCATTCCGTTTGAGAGTGTCaagagaattatttttgaatctaTGTAAcatctttctttcatttttccactGGGATTTTGGATCTATGATGCCCTTGTCGATCAGCATTTTTCTGTAATTAGTAAGTTACTTtgagaattaaataaaaatgaaatttcaactaCAAGGCCTTAGCAGTGTAACCTACAGTAGAACTCCTGCATATAATAACACTTACTTTACACGAGTTTTGAATTTCCAATCACTCCCATTCGCTGTCATAGCAAAGTTCTTTAGATCTCAAAAGTCTTTACCTTTCAACGAGTGTCTCTTGAGAAAACCGCGAAGAATTACAGCACTAAAATTACCGTCTGTGCCGCAACTTGTAACCTTACAATTTTGTTTGCTACGTTCCCTACGCACATGGCATTTGTTCTACGCAACGAGACATTTCAAAATCCCGGTAAATTCAAATCcaggtaaaacaaaaaagcatGGATTGACTgtggatttattttattcaacactGTGAACGCAGTGACTTTAAAAATCCAAAAGCGATAGTTGATCATCCAGTATTGACTGAGGATTTATCTTCAATACCAGAACATTGACTGAGAAATATACCAGATGCAACATTTTGAATCTACCGCGACAATTAGGCTCAGAATACCAGCGCCTCCGTCTTGTTTTGGAAGCTGTTTGTCGTTGACGTCAATTCATCTGTCAAATGCACTTCGGCCACGCTGCTGACAGGCGAAGTCAGGGAAGGCTAGATAGACTTGACTGATTTTTTGTGTTGATATTTCTGACTTCCAAATTCAAGGCAGAAGTTTGATAACTCGGCGATTCCGCTATACcaaggaaaataattaattggttTGTTGGCAATGGCGTACGTTACCGAAGGTAATTTAGAACATAAGCAATCATCAGCGTTGTGTCTtggatgaattaattttcctGACCTCATTTTTAGATGGAACCGTCCTAAAGTCTGAGCCCTGGGGACGTAAGTTGATCACATTCTTCATGGGCGTCTATCATGCATTGTTTATGTTGTGAGTACCCAGGAATATCTCTTTAAATTCTTATCCTTTCTTAAGATCACAAATACATGTAGGTACTTGCGCTGCTGTTTAATAAAAAATCTTACTTACACCCACGTTCATTGGTCATCCATTCCTACTTTGGCATGAACTAATCTAGCGACTTGTTTACAGTGTAACATCACTGCTTAACCCAATTATCGGAATGCTAGGCCCAGGTGATTCTAGCTCCCAAAATAGCAGGTACACAAGGGACTTTCGACCAGGTTCTgggtaagaataaaaaatttattattgtttcaacTCAAGTTCGAATTGAATTGCATTACCCTTATTTCATAAATGAGTAAATTTTTATAGTTCGCAGCATACTTAATCTTTTCATATTTCGATCAAGTCTACcttgaaaataaagatgttTTTCAAAGTATCTGATATTCGTTATTCTATCATTTGTTTAGACCTCCACGCCCACCTTACCGCAGACTTGGTCGACCAAACTTAGGCCCTGCCATGAACATTCCAGGAGGATGTGGCGGATGTGGATGTGGATAAAAGGGAAGCTCAACAATCctttgcaatttttatcaGTTTGAATTCAAAGTTCGGAATCGAACATTTTATAAATTGAACCaattatacgtaatataaCTCATAGAGTCCACAGAATGATAATTAGTTAAATTTTTAAGTAAGTTCAGAATTGggtaaaataaacaaacatcTTAGGTGCCATTTAAAAACAATACGTAGTCATATCTATCTTTAACATTGAAATCGCATAGCAGCATTGTTTGATGAGTGCAAATCATCTGATACTGTAGAACTCGCACGATATACTATGCCGAATAAATCAGCAAATAgcataactttttttctatcattttcaataTCCATAATGTAACACATAAAATTGTAATGACAAACGATATCGATAAAGAGCAATTATTGCCCTGTAATTCTTTACAACCACTCTATCATCGATATGTTACTACCAGGTATCTGctgaaaagagaaatacgacctaaaagttgaatttttaattctcaaTTGGAATTATTCATTACTTTCAATGTGCAATTATATGAtataagaaaatgaagatgaagaaagtCTTATATTACAGCCTATGAGTGTATGTTTAATATGTTTATAATTCTTTGTTCATTACAGATAGACAAAGTTTCAAgttgatgtttttttctaaaattagcAAGGAGTCCTTTTCTCCAAAAATGGGGAACATCAAAAGATATATTACACACACGACCACtctgaaataattaacaaagTTCATCTAGTCTTTAcactatttttcttccatgaCGAACAAGTGTCCCAATTTATTCCGTTATGAGGTAGCTTTGAATCCGCATAAGGATTAAACCAGGTAAGATACCATCTGTCCCCAAAAATTTCTCCTATGTTTTGACGCCACCCCAAATTGTAGGagttgtcatttttatttctctcattgGAAACTAGTCCATGGATAGCAAGATGAAAATGGTAAATGCATAAAACGCCAGTGAACATCATTCCAATGACGGTGACGATGTATAGGAGAAGGTAAAACTGCTCGATAGAACCATCGAACCCAAAGACGAATATTGCCAATGGAAATATAACTTTGACAAGAGACATGGGGAACTCAAATTGTACTCTACTccatataaaataattgttcatAACAAAAGCATAGACCGTTGCTgcgaatagataaaaaatgaacatgaGGAAATATCTGTGGTTATAATGCCCAACGCAACAGCCGGTAAATATGCAGTGATGATCACGTTTCAAAATGCAAGTATTGCAGGTGGAACAATGCCACGAACGAGGTGGTGAAAATGCTTCACAAGAACTGCATAACCTCCATCCATCGCTCTTCCTTACTCCACTCACAGGCATTATTTCTCTCCTAGTGCTCGTGTCACTCAAAACGGTGAATGTGAAGTTTCCAACTATATTCAACATTATGAAATTTCccatgaaaaaatggaagcagTATGCCATTGTTCCATACTCATGAAGATCGGGCAAAACAACCCAGAGTTCAAACCAGTAAATTAGAGGCACTATTACTAGGATAAATGTCATGGAACCAAAATCACTCAGGCTTTTTGGCCAAATTCTTTTACGAACTACCATTCTTGGCTCACGTGAAATATTGCGCATTGTCTACAGGAATGATTCAACTAATCTATCGCAAAATCCACACCCGAAGAATACGCAATCCTTATAAGTGGTGTGTGTTTGCAATCAAAACTAATTCAGAGTCTCGTGATAGATTTGGACTCTGTTGGACCGCCATTACGACGCTTTTTTACTTGAAAACGCACTTGAAAATTGCCATTTATTTGTATCTGACGATGCAATGGAAGGTGGCGACTACCCTCGATTCTCGAATCTTCATTGTTGGATTAATTAAGAATCACTTGGCGCGAAGATCCGACTTGtatgagaaattcgaaaaaaataaaactgatgtTTGGATAAAAAGttgaagagaatgaaaactTAATTGCAATCatcaaatttccaaatttatgATCTCAATTTTgttgagaatgaaaagaaaaaacacaagtatttctatttttcggaTACAACAAATAATCTTAAGGTAATCTAAGTTTGTAGCAATTTTTCTATTAGAATTTCTTTAAATTCTATATATCTCTATGAAAATTACAATCATTTGTGCAGTtgctttttgaaaattacgtGCCTTTGGTAAATCAATGAATTTCAAGAAGGCTGTGGTCCAAAAATTTGCCGCAGTTGCTCTTGTTTTGTATGTGAAATGCTGAATGTTGACATTCAACATGGCGGCATGTCGTCAGTGCTGTGCTGTGTCGTGGTGAGTTTTATAAAagtttttaatattatgtgccttcgatattattaatataattaatactTTAGAAATTCACGGTACTATCTTACTGATCGGCAATTATGCCTATGTATCAGATAACCGCGTCTAATTAACGATTCAAGAAAATtttagttaaaaaaaaacgaacttggTGTAAACTTACTCCGAAAACGAATCACACACGACACACAATATATCGGTAACATACTTGATGATTATACCAAATccgcgaaataataaaaatgaattgaaattagTCTATcgtaatttaataataaatcgtCACTCTATGTGGACCATCTTAGTTGAGAGTTTAATACTAGGTCATTCTCTGGTCCTAAATAAACTCAACAATGATTGCTCCAATTTTAAAACCCCTATTACTTTAACCAGAACTATGTTACATTTTAATCCCATGACTCTTattatgaatttcaaaattatcacCTGGCTTAACTGCCAAATTATCATTGACTCGATGTATGGTCCAAAAGTCAGATGTCCTCGTTATCAGTTCAACTGCCAaatcctttaatttttttctgcgtGATTCACCTTTGACCAACACTTTTTCGCATCGACTAAAAAAGGTACACCAGCTAGTGCTGTCCATCATTTTCCTGACGACAAAGAACTCAGGCCTCTCGCCGAGTTGTCCATTATTTGCAGCATATTGAAAAGTATCGACTCATTTTTTTGAACGTCAACTCAACCCTAATTTCGCTTTCTTTTAAATCTTAATTAAGGCTTTACACAAAGTTTATTTTGTTCGCTGTTCTGATAATCGACCTGTCAAAAGCTACCGACCCATCAACAAGGTATTCACAAATATTTTGTATTTCAAACACTGTGGTCAACATTTAGAAGGTTAGAATACATTCGGTCTTTTTAGTTGCGTTACACATTGACCTGTATGTGTGTCGTGTGGTTGAAAAAGTGCTTTTTTTGGCTCTCTTCTAAAATAAAGATTTTCAGTCGTTTGTCATCTTAATTATTGTATCTAAAAAACAGCAGATCATTCAAATGAAGGCTGttaattttgtaattaatcATTGGTTATTTCAATTTGTCTGTTTCAGCTTGTGTAATTGTTAGTTTAGGACATTTTTGAAACCAACGCTCACTGTAAATTCCACATTAAAAAACAAAGCTGAAGAAGAAAACTGTACTACATAGGATTATTGGAACGACACAACCACACTCAGCACGCATTGAAGACATCTGAGGATTTTCAAGCCAACATTTATATCCTTTAAAATCTCCAATGCTTTCGATTTATTCCTTTTATAAAGGATGACTGATgtttaaagaaaagaaaagtaaaaaacaaaacaaaataaaacaaacacagTTATTCTCAAACGCGCTACTAAATTTAGTAATTATCAGACAGTTGGTTATGATATTATTAACGAAGATACATGGAAAGTATTGATTGTAATATGATGTgctaggaaaagaaaaattttgtttttgtactCATATTCCATTCATAATActgatattataattgttcGTTTGTAAAAACTGTGTAATGCCACACgcttcaatgaaaaaaaggagttaGGGTACATAATATGTTCGCAGTGATTACCGCAATTACGTTTTTGTGACTGCGGACCGTTGGCTGAAATTGTGCTACTTTGATCGGTCAATGGGACAAATAGTTCGGGAGATCCATAATTGGAGAGTGCCAAGTTTTCTAACAATAATAGCCTTGGTGGTTCTCgctaaaaacaacaaaaaaactaaaatcccGCGATACTTATCAAAATACCCCGTGTCACCTTCCTCCCTAGTTGCTGGTCACAAGATAGCCTGCATTTCCGCAgcatttcaaaaaacaaaaagcctTTCCTCCCTCTTCATTAAGTTCTTGTAACGTCGTAATAGTAAACAAATATATAAGGTACCAAGAACCATTCTGTGATATCTATGTTAACacttaaataattgaaaagacTAAAAGTTctaaatataagtatatatattgcAAAATAGAAGAGCAGAAGAAGCGAAGACAAAACAAATTACCCTAATCGTTTCAAGGAAAGATaaataagagagaagaaaaaacaaaaaaaaaaaaaataaaaaaaaaaaaaaaaaacaaatcaataaattaaaaaaaagaaaataaaaaaatcaagaaaaaaagaaacaaaaaatataagaaacaaaatatatatatatattaatcaCATCAAAGAAGATTTCAAATTATGTCCAACAATCCTCAGTGGAAAACGTTCCAGCCGCCAATAATGAACTCTGACCCGGCAATACTTGACTATAAGTCCATGACTATTCCAAGTCCAAAAGCTCTTGGGGAACCGCATCAATCTACCGGTAGCTACCGAAATGGAACAAACTACAGTGGAGATCATTATATGGGTTCACCTCCAGACTGTGGGAAAAGTTCATCAAGTTATACTAGTTTTCCTAGTTCCCAAACATCCCCAAGAAATGGTACCGCCAGATTTCCTATTGGCACCTTTACTGGGATGGAAGGAGGCGTTGGATACACGGGAGAACCTGCAACAAATAATTCGTCGTATCAAGACCAGTCTAATAATCATGGAACACGGGAAACTggaatcattgaaaaattactggTAAGTTGGAAGTCGATATTTGAGTCTAGTAGATTCTTCTCTATTGatcaattcttttatttttctttcatttttgtgtTTCAGCACTCTTACGGGTTCATACAGTGCTGCGAACGCCAGGCGagactattttttcatttcagccAATTTAGCGGTAATATAGAAcatctgaaaattggcgatcctgttgaatttgaaatgaCATATGATCGACGAACAGGAAAACCAATCGCTAGCACCGTCAGCAAAATTGCTCCTGAAGTGGTAAACTATTACATCAATGAGCTATCCCGTCGACGATCCGATTGTTTGATTGCGATGATCATATATTCCAGGTTTTGAGCGAAGAAAGGGTCACTGGAAACGTAACGACGGAGCTTCACAGTAGCGGCGATACGCAAGGCCGAATTAGTTATGAAAATCGAGGCGAGTGTTTCTTTCTGCCTTATACCAAAGATGATGTGGAAGGTAACGTCACTTTGCGTGCCGGTGATAAAGTGTCTTTTCAAATCGCTACCAATCAGCGGTAAGTCTTACGGTCGATTAAATTCTTTAATCTCGTTAAAGGACTCGAAGCTACTCATTTCGCCCATGCCCTGACTGAGGATGAAACTTAATTTTTACCCCATTAACAGCGGAAATTTAGGTGCTTGTCACGTGAGACTTGAAAATCCAGCTCATCCCGTTCGTTATCGTGGAGTAGTTTGTTCGATGAAAGAGAGTTTTGGATTTATCGAACGAGCTGACGTTGTAAAGGAGATTTTCTTCCACTTCAGTGAGGCCAAATCCATGAAAGACGAGTTGAAGTTGGGCGATGACGTTGAATTCATAATACAAACGAGAAATGTGAGAAAAGTTTCCAAACTTCGTCGTACCATCAATTCGTTTCAATCGATTTGTGTTCGTTTTTGATTCCTCAGGGCAAAGAGGTGGCATGCAATATTACAAAACTACCACCAggttcgattattttcgaaGAAGTGAGCAACGAAGTTGTTAAGGGCCAAGTTCTGAAGCCCTTGGAGAGAGGTACGGCTGCACGTCATCAAAACGATCCCCTACCCGGTAGGATTCGATACAGAGCACCGGACCACTCCGAAGTAGAAGTACCATTTGGTGACAAAGATCAAAAGGGGGATTTTACACTGAGGTGAGAGAGTTGGTTTTAAAATTATTAGTCTTCTAATAATTGGAACTCttaatttcattcataaatGGTCTTGTTTTGAAGACACGGCGATTGGGTCCAGTTCCGCATCGCGACTGACACTAGGGATCAGTTGAAAAGAGCAACGGAAATATCATTGCTACCCGATTCATTCACAGTGTCAGGAGAAAGACGTGAACAAGGCATTATCGGTTCTTTGAAAGATGGTTTTGGATTTATACGCTGCGTCGATAGGGAATCTAaacttttcttccatttcaacGAAGTGCTTGACGTAGATAGAGAAATCAGTGTAAACGACGAAGTTGAATTCACAGTTATACAAGTAAGCATTGAAATTACTATTCCGgtaagaagtttttttttaatgtttcaCTAATTGTCTGTCGTTCAGGAtccatcgtcgtcgttttctAATTCTCGACAAAGCGCGATCAGATTAAAACATCTGCCAACGGGTAGCGTTCAGTTTGAAAGTGTTATAGAAACGATGGTGCCAGGCAGTATAGTCCAGGATACCAATGGAATCGAACCCGGTCTCATCAGTTACACAAAAGATGGCCAACagaagaatattattttctttacaaAAGACTGTGATCCAAAAAGTATCCCAAAGCTCGGAGAAAAGGTGGGTACTCTCGGTTGGGTTctgacgaacaaaaaaacgaccggtCTGCCGGTAAAATAATACGACGATTTATCGTTCAAGGTTACATTCAACATTTGCCAAGTTAAGCGAAACAAAGAGCTTGTAGCCGTAGACATATCATTAACGAgtccgaacgaaaaaactcCGAATGGAAATAAGAAATCAAACGGCTCAACTATCCAGGGATTCATTGCCGCACTCAAGGATGGATTTGGCTTCATCGAGACTATCAATCATGAgagggaaatatttttccacttcAGGTAAATGAGGTTGCATTTTATCAGGCATTCGATTCCGGTTTATCGCAAACAATCATCCGACAGTTCGGTTACGATAAATGTTTACCGCTTTTAGCAATTTCGACGGCGACGCGAACACTTTGGAATTGGGCGCTGAAGTAGAATGTACGatcggcaacggcaacggaaGGGGTGCGGGTGGTTGCGCAGCGGCAGAACTGGTGCGTTTGATACCCCGTGGAACGATTCCCAGACCGACGTGTACGGGAGAAGTACTAGATGGAACGGTAGTCCGACCTCTCCGAAGTGCCAATCCCGACCAAGTTGAATATGCGGGTTTAATAAAGATAAATCCTACAACGGAAGACGAAGAAACGCCGGAGTATGAATTTGGAATAATGGGTCTTGTAAATAAACGTGAATTATTACAATCCGGTGATCCGGTACAATTACAAATCGACGTAGCAGGTCACGCTTGCAATATTGTCGCCGTACGTAAAAAGCGAAGAGCAACCGTAGACGCTGTTAAAGGACCGTTCGGTTTTCTAGCGTATGAAGTtgacgaagggaaaaaattatttttccacatGAGCGAAGTAAGAGATCACGCGACGCTGCAACCCGGTGACCAAGTTGAATTTGTTTTGGTGACAAATCAACGTACCGGTAAATCATCAGCGTGTAACGTAACACGTTTAAGGTAATTCTATCAATATTGCAATTTCCAATTATGCAATGTTCGATGATCCGAGTTAActaatgtccttttttttcttcctatttgtAGTGACATTGTGCAACAACGACCCGAACGACTGATAAGTCGTCTACGTACTATTTCACTTGAAGACACAGGTCCAAAATTAACCGTTGTACGACAACCACGAGGTCCTGACGGAACTCGTGGTTTTGGCCAGGAAAGACCGCCTCACATTCCTGGTTCAATTCAAGAGTAATGTTGTACCTACCAATGATTATTCAGCCCAAAATTGTATttacattaaaatattttcagtccATGCACTTTGAAGCcgagattattattatgaaaGTGGAAAAAGAACAAGCAAACgaagaaaggataaaaaaaaacaacaacagaaGGATATAAAATAGAACTAATTAACAAAAGAACAAAACCAACACTTCAAACCAATCATGAACATTAATTAACCAAATcgaagtataaataaaatacttacAGTTAATGAATAgtgaatattaataattataaatattgaatattaaaGTAAtagatgtaataataataataatgataataatcggcAAAATTggacactaaaaaaaaaaaaaatataaatcagaAACAACGAGCTATTTTgatctttcttcctttctctctctgccTGGAAAACATTTATGACACATTTAAAATAGGTAATAAAGCAGGCAGACAGCAGTTCATCTAATctttttatattaaaataaaactcaTATGTTTTATTGCAATTttatgtagagaaaaaaatgaaaaaactttccttttctaattttcttatGTACTACCTTGTGTGTAGAAGGtatacgaaaaagaaaataaggaagAATAAAACTGTCGTTATTCGCATTTCTCACACCGTTTAAGTTATTcattatcaaataaattaattctcaAATAGAATTCGCATTTCTCACACCGTTCAAGTTATTcattatcaaataaattaattctaaTTATCAGTTTTAATATTTAACTGTGAACCTATGTGACTAAAAACCATTTATTTCTCAAATAGAATTTGGTGCGGCTACGTAAAACAAAGTGATTTAGGACATTAAAAATTTAGGTTTATAATataaggaagagaaaaagaaggggagaataaaaagaaaaagaaacgtgaaGAAAATGAGCAGCAACGTTTATAATATTCAGTGgattgctaaaaaaaaattagaaagaaaaaaaaatatacatattatatatacatgtaattatGCCACACTGAGACTGTATGGTAATTAATGACATGTGTCGTCATGCTTAACGCAAGATAAAGGAAaacaatatacatgtatagtatacacaCACCTGAATCTACTGCAGAATCATGTggtaatatgaaaaaaaaaaaaacttttattattaacatCGATCATCGATTCATTTGGAATTTATGctaccaaaaaaaagaaaaaaaaaaaattatccttaCACGCGATAATCACACGCTATAGGCGTATTATAAtacaatgaaattttaacaacagtctcgagatatctcgatgaaaattcgCAGCGTGACGAATaatggtgaaaataataataattataattataatcaaatagaaaaaaagtaaatcttCTACAAACCTGCACGGTAGCAATACTGATTGTAATATGACGATGGTGAAGATGGCATCGTTcgatgaagatgatgatgatgacgagaGTGGTATGGAGAGGAGGTTGTACAAGCCATACGTCtctttataataaattattgtacagcggtatacataaaatattataattatactctccgtcagaaataaatatatacgaatttgtaaaaaaaaagttaaaaaaagcaataaaaaataaaaaagaaacaccaaaagaaaataaagagacgAACCTCGAAAAATATGATTGAGAAttaagataaaattaaaagaaaaaagacaaaaaaaaaacaaaaaaagaaaaacaaatcaaaaaagtttaaaaaaagcaaataaaatgaaacaaaaaataataaaatagataaataaaacgtaAACCTGAAACAAGTAAATAACAAATTATGAGTTAAAACTGGCCAACTGTTTGACCTAGCTAATATGTTAAtgatttatgtatacatatatatttatatatagtttaaatatatatgtataaatatataagtatatgtcGTTGAGTTCCTGATGCAGTCTCGTGTTGTCAAATCAAATTAGTATtatgaattcagagcgcaaagagaaaaaaaaaacattcaaaagacaaaaaaaaataataattaaaataaaaaagcagaaaaatcaaCTGCATATATGACGAAGCTATTGTATAACTTGTCTATTTATAcatagatagaaaaaaatgaaaatttaagaGATCAGCATTTTATAAGTTTTGCCATTACGACTGTGACCGAAAATACACGTGGCATTATTTAGAAATAGACGAAAGGAAATAACATAATCACGTATCCACATAAAACATACATACACAAGCACGATACAAACTTAAGTGCGCTTGTCGTCGTAAGGCCCATTAGATCAAACACATCAATTATGCATGTAAAAGAAGCCAAAAAGAAACTGTAAAATTATTggtaaaacaataaaaattggaagCATCAACGAAACATTTCctatataaaatacatgttATTTTGTGAATGGTTTAGTTTTTCATCTGtagaaatcaattattattctgtgcataatatttttcatcgattattcatgtacctatataataaGAATCCTCGTCTTGGAAAAGCTGTCAATCgaaatcttctttttattataattaattttacttcaaatattatctcgttattattgtttaattCCCTCATCTTGTATACCAAGTTCGATAATAAGTTGCGATACTGAATTGATTTTAAGTTGCACTTCTGTGCGTCGGTCAATGTACTAGtcaaagatgttgaaatttgtttttccccAGAGTTctcatctgttttttttttttctgaggcTCCGTTGGAAATTTAATTAGTTCACCCTGCGCTTCAGTTGGggtgattgaaatatttttgagaTCTGTTCAATTACATCGATGGGtcaattggtgaaaattcatcgtttgGGAAGAGAAGATCATAGGACGTCAGAAAGAGATccacttctcttttttttacgctAGTTACATCTAGGCACTGTACACATAATTGTGCTATGAAAATCATGCAGACTACGCTTTTCAATATGTACaagatgtattattattattactattataattGTGTTGTTTATAAAGATTctggtgagaaaaatatacctataacaatatatatttaaatcgaTGAACGTTAGTTGGGAGATAAATCATACTTTATATTcaaatgatggaaaaataattaaatcacAACGCACTCGTAAGGAAACGGTCCATGGATGAGCGAATTTTGTGGGCCGGGACAAGCTGGAAATTAAAATCATTACCATTAATATAAAAGAGTTTTAGATTCTTCCGGTTCGAATGACTTTGAATTAATATTCATTGGATAATAGAAAGAGCAGCGTTTGTAAACTAGGAACAAATGTGATGCTCAGTGATAAGATCAATTTATCTAGattatgaattattaatatctACCATTATCACATCGAGGTCCGTAGAAACCGGTGCCTTCGCATTGGCATTTGAATCCAGGATCCTGGGATATTTGAAGACAGGAACCTCCGTGTCTGCAAGGTCTTCTGTAGCATATGTCGTTGCGACTCCctggaattaattaataattgatgaatgaaTGGAGCAGAagatgattgattgattgaaaatgaatgatgCAGATGCATAGAGAAATGAGGACACAATTGATGACATGATTATGGAACTATTAAAACTAGTTAG
The sequence above is a segment of the Athalia rosae chromosome 5, iyAthRosa1.1, whole genome shotgun sequence genome. Coding sequences within it:
- the LOC105687245 gene encoding probable palmitoyltransferase ZDHHC24, whose translation is MRNISREPRMVVRKRIWPKSLSDFGSMTFILVIVPLIYWFELWVVLPDLHEYGTMAYCFHFFMGNFIMLNIVGNFTFTVLSDTSTRREIMPVSGVRKSDGWRLCSSCEAFSPPRSWHCSTCNTCILKRDHHCIFTGCCVGHYNHRYFLMFIFYLFAATVYAFVMNNYFIWSRVQFEFPMSLVKVIFPLAIFVFGFDGSIEQFYLLLYIVTVIGMMFTGVLCIYHFHLAIHGLVSNERNKNDNSYNLGWRQNIGEIFGDRWYLTWFNPYADSKLPHNGINWDTCSSWKKNSVKTR
- the LOC105687394 gene encoding cold shock domain-containing protein E1, with amino-acid sequence MSNNPQWKTFQPPIMNSDPAILDYKSMTIPSPKALGEPHQSTGSYRNGTNYSGDHYMGSPPDCGKSSSSYTSFPSSQTSPRNGTARFPIGTFTGMEGGVGYTGEPATNNSSYQDQSNNHGTRETGIIEKLLHSYGFIQCCERQARLFFHFSQFSGNIEHLKIGDPVEFEMTYDRRTGKPIASTVSKIAPEVVLSEERVTGNVTTELHSSGDTQGRISYENRGECFFLPYTKDDVEGNVTLRAGDKVSFQIATNQRGNLGACHVRLENPAHPVRYRGVVCSMKESFGFIERADVVKEIFFHFSEAKSMKDELKLGDDVEFIIQTRNGKEVACNITKLPPGSIIFEEVSNEVVKGQVLKPLERGTAARHQNDPLPGRIRYRAPDHSEVEVPFGDKDQKGDFTLRHGDWVQFRIATDTRDQLKRATEISLLPDSFTVSGERREQGIIGSLKDGFGFIRCVDRESKLFFHFNEVLDVDREISVNDEVEFTVIQDPSSSFSNSRQSAIRLKHLPTGSVQFESVIETMVPGSIVQDTNGIEPGLISYTKDGQQKNIIFFTKDCDPKSIPKLGEKVTFNICQVKRNKELVAVDISLTSPNEKTPNGNKKSNGSTIQGFIAALKDGFGFIETINHEREIFFHFSNFDGDANTLELGAEVECTIGNGNGRGAGGCAAAELVRLIPRGTIPRPTCTGEVLDGTVVRPLRSANPDQVEYAGLIKINPTTEDEETPEYEFGIMGLVNKRELLQSGDPVQLQIDVAGHACNIVAVRKKRRATVDAVKGPFGFLAYEVDEGKKLFFHMSEVRDHATLQPGDQVEFVLVTNQRTGKSSACNVTRLSDIVQQRPERLISRLRTISLEDTGPKLTVVRQPRGPDGTRGFGQERPPHIPGSIQDPCTLKPRLLL
- the LOC105687254 gene encoding protein crumbs-like, with the protein product MFTFYRAQLPLLLVLFTIIGTTLACELDQMHHGCRIASAKCSCGYGCRSEYRYNNIKECYRSLNGSRNDICYRRPCRHGGSCLQISQDPGFKCQCEGTGFYGPRCDNACPGPQNSLIHGPFPYECVVI
- the LOC105687246 gene encoding selenoprotein K-like; its protein translation is MAYVTEDGTVLKSEPWGRKLITFFMGVYHALFMFVTSLLNPIIGMLGPGDSSSQNSRYTRDFRPGSGPPRPPYRRLGRPNLGPAMNIPGGCGGCGCG